A single genomic interval of uncultured Desulfobacter sp. harbors:
- a CDS encoding GNAT family N-acetyltransferase: MKSIIITDPESCRQAWEKYWPVQDIFDLWAVRQCFNAAFKRPLSFHLIEDKGRVVGFLPLSLVEETGEYVFFPGETWKGKTWLEQNRIIAESPEVFNALCDCVPGPLNLRYLRRSPLLDSLEYAKPDETGYLFYPRIYDFSIDTFWQAFPGKTRKKLKADVKKIEARQLTWRYNHLPDTAEMFRLNMAAFTSDSYFSDARFYRSFERLTAYLRDMGMLRITSAIVDGKIAAVDMGAVLNNTYTVVAGGTHPDFAGIAKVINLHHLEWACHNRMEAVDFLCGSFNWKERFRLSPRPSYEIHIQPDNAVLHGSRYGQKAV; the protein is encoded by the coding sequence CAGGACATATTTGATCTTTGGGCCGTCAGACAATGTTTTAACGCCGCCTTCAAAAGACCTCTGAGCTTCCATCTCATCGAAGACAAGGGCCGGGTGGTGGGGTTTCTTCCATTAAGTCTGGTTGAAGAGACCGGCGAATACGTATTTTTTCCCGGCGAAACATGGAAAGGCAAAACCTGGCTGGAGCAGAACCGAATCATAGCCGAATCCCCGGAAGTGTTCAACGCATTGTGCGATTGTGTGCCAGGCCCTTTAAACTTAAGATACCTGCGCCGGAGCCCATTGCTGGACAGCCTGGAATATGCAAAACCGGATGAAACCGGATACCTGTTTTATCCCCGGATTTATGACTTTTCCATAGACACTTTCTGGCAGGCATTTCCCGGAAAAACCAGAAAAAAACTCAAGGCGGATGTAAAAAAAATTGAAGCGCGTCAACTCACCTGGCGGTACAATCACCTGCCGGATACAGCCGAAATGTTCCGTTTGAACATGGCAGCCTTTACATCGGATTCCTACTTCAGCGATGCACGCTTTTATCGGTCTTTTGAACGGCTTACAGCGTATCTGCGGGATATGGGCATGCTTAGAATCACCTCCGCCATTGTGGATGGAAAAATCGCAGCCGTAGACATGGGCGCCGTTTTAAACAACACATACACGGTTGTAGCCGGGGGCACCCACCCGGATTTTGCCGGTATTGCCAAGGTAATCAACCTGCACCACCTGGAATGGGCATGCCACAATCGTATGGAAGCCGTGGATTTTCTGTGCGGCAGCTTTAACTGGAAAGAACGGTTTCGTTTAAGCCCCAGACCGTCATATGAGATTCATATCCAGCCAGACAATGCTGTTTTACATGGGAGCCGTTATGGGCAAAAAGCGGTCTGA